Within the Deltaproteobacteria bacterium genome, the region GAGTGTACGTGCCGGGAGCGTAAACCCCGAGTGCCCGGATCCGTTCCGCGATCAAATCAACTGCGATCGCTAGTTCGTTGTATTGACCTTCGAACATCAAGTGCAGTGTTTGAAACATCGGCCCAGTAACGTTCCAGTGATAGTTGTGCGTCTTCATGTACAGAGTGTAGGTGTCTGCTAAAAGGCGTGATAGACCTTGGGCGAGGTCTTCTCGATCTGATTCTGAAATTCCTATGTTGATCGGTGTCGTTCCCATGTTTCCTCCTGAATGTTGGACCTAAAATTCTTAGATGAACCTACTCTCTTTCGGAGTCCTGGTGAAATCGATAGTGCCTATTTGCCGATAGGGATTTACAATTAGATGAGGGGGCCAGTGTATGAGCTTTGGCAAAATGACTTTCGGCGTAAGCAGTCCGCTGTTAATAGCAGCGAGTATTTTATGGACGTCCTTTTCACGGGTTCCGGAAGCGCAGGCAGAAGATTGGCGGACAGTCGAACTTGTACGCACGGAAGAAATGTCTGAAACCTCTGCGCCCGTTTTTCAAAGTAAAGACCCAAAGGGACCCTTCGGAAAATCGAAAATTACGCTTCGATGCGCTGATGAAGGTTGGGGAAGCGTAAGCCTTGAGCGTGTTCGGGGTAGATTTGCGTTGGATCATCAGTTGGGTTTGAAATCATGGCCTGAACTGACCAAGGCACTTGAAAAACAGACAGACGCCTACATACGTGGTGAACGTTTGAAGTTCCGAGAAATTTTTGTTCAAGATGATTCTGGCCCGGAACATCCGCGCGATGAGCTTTCCGTTTTTGGCGATTCCGAAAAAGGCTATAAATATAAGTTCGCAAAATTTGATGAGTGCTCGAAAGTTGACTCGGAAACTCTCAAGCCGGGGCAATCTTGCGTGGTCACGATGCAGATTAAAGGCACGTCAAAGAAAAGTGGTTCGGCAGGGCACATTCGGTACCGATCCATCAAGTGTGAAGCAAAATCCAACCCGAATGTGACACCTGCAGCAGTGGGTAACGGCGCTGAGGATTCTCGCAGGAGCGGGAAGAGCGCAATTGCGCCGTAATCAATTCGGAAAAAAGGCAAAAAAAACCCGCCGTGGGGCTGGCGGGGGAGAAGAAACCGGGTTTTCATGGCAGGCACCACGGCTCTTCTTTGTGTTGAATCCTCCCAGGTGGATGCTCAAGTGCTTTCTCGTCCTCTGGCAGACTGGCTGGCATAGCACGAACCGGCATATCATCGTTCGGCCTTAGCCCCTCTAGCTTTGCGTCCCGTTCTTTCAAACGGTTTGCCCTTAAGCTAAGGAAGGATTTGTGATTTAGCTTTCTTATAGACCTCCTTCATTTCTAGAGTCCTACAAAAGCTTCTATGTCAGTTTCGGCCCGCTACTCGGGCGGTGGATCTGCGAATCTCATGTGAACCCCCTTTGTGGTTGGCGACAAAAATCCATCTCCATCGCTTGTTTTAAGAATACCGCAGAGTGCGGCTGGCCCAAAGTCGGGTGGCGCGAGAGGTGCACAATAGGACGATTTACGATTTGAAATGAAACGCGCAGGAGCGCGCGAACGTCACTTGTCGTGTTGTTGAACGAATAAAATCGATTTAAATAGATGGGTTGTTTCGGGTTGAGGCAGAACAAGAGCTTATTGGTAAAGACCTGCGGCATCATCGCGAATCATCTTTTTTCTGCGCTCGCGATTAGTCTCAACGACCTTTTCATACCGAGATTCTGCCAGCAAAATGAGACAGTTTCTTGTTGTCGAAAATTTGAGCGGAATGCCTGACAATTGCGTCTCAGAAGAAGACGCTGTTTATCATCGAGACGGAAAACCAGTTTTTACTAATCGAACGGCACGAGCTCCATAATTCGGCCAGCTAGATCGTTAAACGCGCGAGCTTCATCAGACTTCGAGTCGCTTTCAACAACGGGAATTCCGGCTTCAGCGCCCATTCCAATGTTGGTATTGAATGGGACCTCGCCGAGTTTTGCTATTCCGCGTTCGGCAAGCCAAGAATCGATCTGGCCTTTAGGGAAAAGTTGCATGCGCTCGGTAGAGCCGGGAGGGATAAACCAGCTCATATTTTCGACGACTCCTAGAACTGGAACCTGAACCCGGGCCCACATATCGATGGCTTTTTTTACATCGGTAAGTGCCACGTTCTGTGGCGTGGATACCGCGATCGCTCCAGCAACTGGGACCTTTTGCGCTATGGAAAGTTGAATGTCACCGGTACCAGGCGGTAGATCGATTAAGAGATAATCAAGTTCCCCCCAAGCGACGTCGCGAAAAAACTGATCCATCGCTTTGAATAGCATCGGGCCGCGCCAAACTACCGCCAAGTCCTCGTCAATGAGGTAGCCGATGCTCATTAGCTTCACGCGGAAACGTTCTAGCGGCTGTAGTTTTTTATCTTCGCCTAATTCGACTTTTTGGTGAAGCGTGCCGCTCATTCGGGGAAGCGATGGACCGTAAATATCGGCATCAAGAAGGCCGACTTTCAGCCCCCGCTTCGCGAGTGCCGCCGCAAGGTTCACTGAAACGGTGCTCTTTCCAACTCCGCCCTTGCCAGAAGAAACACAGATTATTTTCTTAATCCCATCGACGGGTCGTTGCTGTTCAAATGGATTCATTGTCGCCATCGTTTTTGCCTCACTTTTTCAATGTCGTCTCAGTTCGAGACGAGCTCCCGCTACAGTAGGTCTTGTCGCGTTCCGACAAGACATAAGCTGTGTGTACACAGCTGGAGAGAAACTTATTAATGAGAGTCTGCCATGAGTAGCCTCGGTATCGACGAAGTCGTAGCGCTAAACGCCTTGATTGTCACGGCGATTGGGCTTTCGCTTGCCTTCGGTCGACGAGAACGTAAAACGGGTCCCTTGGACCTCGGTGCACCACGACGTCTGACGGCGGTCGACGAATTGGGCTCTCAAACTGGGCGCAAAGAGTCTTCCAAGGCGATGACTTCTTCAATCCCGCCATTGCGAAATCGGACTAACTCCTCACGCGGGCACGAAATAGGAGATTACGGTGCGGCGGCTCTTAGGCGTTTGGAAGAGGAAGACCGTGCGACATCTCGGCAGCTCAACGTGTTTTTCAATTGGAATGGTCACACTTGGGACGCATTTGAAGTGCTTGGTGTTCCAGCCGGTGCATCGCGAGAATCTGTGATTCAGGCATTTCACCACGCCCGCGCGAAGAGTCCCGATTCGATTGCCTTTCTGCAGGCGGCCGCCGACGCCATCCTAAAAGGGCGCAAAGCTTAGGTCTAAAACATCGCCCCGCACATGCATTGCAGTGCTCAGGTCCCAAATGTGGGATTCCGAGAAAAGCGTTCGCGAGCGCCAATTTAGTCAGGTTTGGTCAGGAATGACTGTTTTTTCAATGCCCTTTCTGGGCAAGTTCCTGGCATTTTTTGGGGCTCTGGTGGTGTTGGCAGCAAGCCCTGCTGCCCCAGCATCGTCTGTCGGACCATTCGAGTTTCGCAGTCAACGCAGCGTGGATTTTCAAAAACCACCCTACAAAACGGGCATCAAGGTGAAATGTGAAGCGGCGTTCGCGGGGAACTTTTCTTCCGTATCAGAGGTGCGCCTGGCCGTGCGAGAGGCAGGGCCACTGGTTGAGCAAAAACTGATTGATCAGGTCTTAATGAGAATGCCTCTGGCCACGCGTCAAGAGCTTGAAGCGCACTTTAATCTGTCTTGTGCCGTCTGTAGGGGCGCCTCGTTTTTGATGGTTCCACAGTTGGACGTGCAGGGAATTCGACTGGATATTACGCCCGTGCTCACCCCTTGGATTCCAGCCATTCAAAGTAGTCACATTTACCTGACACATCAGAATTATTTCGGTCTCGGACAGCACTTGATAATCGATCCGACAATTCGTCAGTTTTTTTCTTCTACGATGAGCCGGGAAGATCTGCATAAAAAAATACCACAGGTTTTTGTTGGTACAGCAGCCGAACTAGAGGCCTTGTTTTTGCGCCATTTTCTTCCATCAGAGCAAGGCCTCAATATGAAGGCTCCTGAGCTAGTACCGTACTATCTGCATCCCGATCCGATCGACTACCTGCTCGATCCCTCCGCTTAACCCGGCACGCAGCGTGTCGTATTGCAAATTTCAAAAGTATATTCGCTCGTCCCACGTTTGACGAAGGCACCTCTAAGGTTGCAATTTAGGGCATCTGACAAACTGGGCCAAGTATCGGGCTCCGCACAAAGGACGAACTCTGATGTCTGCCACCACTCCAACCGCTACAAAGCCAGCTGACGCTTCGACTTCAGCTTGTGATTCCGTAAAACGTCTTTCTGATTTAGCGACAATGGTCTCATTGTCGAAAAGGCGGGGTTTTGTTTTTCAGTCGAGTGAAATTTACGGGGGCTTAAATTCGTGCTGGGATTATGGCCCGCTTGGCGCGCAGCTAAAAATGAATGTTAAAAAAGCATGGTGGAACTCGATGGTCCGTCGCGACGATGTCGTCGGTCTTGATGCTGCCATTTTGATGCACCCGACAGTTTGGAAAGCGTCAGGCCATGTCGATGGCTTCAGCGATCCATTGGTCGACTGCAAAGATTGTAAGACTCGTTTCCGGGCCGACAACACCGACAGTTACCTCAAAGACAAGAAGTGCCCCAGCTGCGGATCGAAAAATCTGACCGAGGAACGAAAGTTCAATCTCATGTTTAAAACTCACATGGGACCAACGGAAGACGCTGGAGCTGTCGTGTACTTGCGTCCGGAAACGGCGCAAGGCCATTACGTGAATTACGAAAACGTTCTGACAAGTTCGCGCAAGAAAATTCCTTTCGGAATCGCGGCGATAGGCAAATCGTTTCGAAACGAAATCACTCCTGGTAATTTTATTTTCCGCACGCGCGAATTCGAACAGATGGAGATGCAATACTTTGTAAAGCCTGGCCAAGATGCCGAGTGGTACGAAAAATGGCGCGAAGCGCGCTGGGCTTTTTATAAAAAAATCGGCATTCGCGAAGAGAACCTTCGTTGGAAACCGCACGGTCCAGACGAACTCGCTCACTACGCAAAAGCGGCTGTCGATGTTCAGTATCTCTTTCCGTTTGGCTGGCAAGAACTTGAAGGCGTTCACAACCGTGGTGACTTCGATCTCACTCAGCACGCTAAATTCAGTGGGAAGAAACTTGATTACTTCGAAGAAGCGACGAAAGAGCGCTACGTCCCGTATGCCATCGAAACGGCTGTTGGCTGCGATCGCTTGGTTTTGGTCGTCATGTGCGATGCTTACCGCGAAGAGATCACGGTCGACGAAGAGTCAGGAAAACCAGATGTTCGCGTCGTCCTCGGTTTTCATCCAGAGCTAGCACCTGTGAAGGCCGCGATCTTGCCGCTTTCAAAAAAGGCAGAACTCCAAGGACCATCGATGAAACTTCGCGATGAACTTTCAGCGGAATTCGAAGTTCAGTACGACGATTCCCAGTCCATCGGTAAGCGCTATCGCCGCCAAGACGAAATCGGTACTCCATTTTGTATCACAGTCGATTTCGAAACTTTGAATGACCACAAAGTTACTGTTCGACATCGCGACACGATGACGCAGGATCGAGTCGCGCTGACGGAAGTCGCGAGCTTCGTTGCTCACGGGTTAAGAAACTTCGCAAAATAATTTGATTGGGAAATGAGGTTTTTTCTTGGATTCCACAACTCAAACATCAAAAAGCGGCAAAAATGACGGCGGCGGGCAAGGCGGAAAAATGACAGCGAAAAGTGTTTTCTTTTTCTCGGCCGGAGAGACCGATGGCAACTCTTCAATGAAGAACATCCTTGGCGGAAAAGGTGCGAACCTGGCCGAAATGACGTCACTTGGACTTCCGGTTCCGCCGGGCTTCACCGTGTCGACAGAAATGTGCCAAGCGTTTTTTGATGCGGGCGAGAAGCTTCCGGTAAGTTTAATCGCTTCAATTGAAGAGGCCCTCGCAAAGGTAGAAACGAAGATCGGTAAAAAATTTGGCGACAAAAAAAATCCGTTACTGGTTTCTGTTCGATCGGGCGCCCGCGCGTCGATGCCTGGTATGATGGACACCATTTTGAACCTTGGCCTCAATGATGAAACTGTCGAGGGTTTGGCGGTCGCCAGCGGTAATCCTCGGTTTGCCTGGGATTCTTACCGTCGCTTCATACAAATGTACTCGGAAGTGGTCATGGGAATGAATGCGTCGTTCCTAGAAGTCACGATGGAGGACATGAAAGACGATAAGAGTTATAAGCTCGACACCGATCTCACCGCGGAAGACTTGAAAGTGCTTGTCGGTAAATTTAAAAAGCAAGTGACAGAAAGTACGGGACAAAAATTTCCGTCGGATCCCAAGGAACAACTTTGGGGATCCGTATCGGCGGTCTTCAGATCGTGGAACACACCGCGGGCCATTTCTTACCGACAGCTGCACGGGATTCCTGCCGAATGGGGAACGGCCGTCAATGTTCAGTCGATGGTTTTTGGCAATATGGGAACCGATTCTGCAACAGGTGTTGCATTCACCAGAAACCCGTCCACTGGCGAAAGCCTGTTTTATGGGGAGTATTTGATCAATGCGCAAGGGGAAGACGTCGTCGCTGGAATTCGTACACCAATTCCAATCATGGCAAGCGAGGCTGGGCTAGCTGGCATGAAGGGCGAATCGCTCGAAGAGAAATTGCCGCTGGCTTTTAAGGATCTTGTAACCAATTACAAACTTCTCGAGAAACACTACCGCGATATGCAAGACATTGAGTTCACCATTGAGCGCGGTAAACTTTGGATGTTGCAAACGCGCACAGGCAAACGAACAGCGAAAGCAGCGTTGAAAATTGCCTGCGACATGATCGACGAAAAACTGATTTCGGTGGACGAGGCGATGATGCGAATTGAAGCCAAGTCACTAGATCAATTGCTTCATCCAACACTTGATCCGAAAGCAAAGAAAACTCTTTTAACGAAAGCGCTACCTGCTTCTCCTGGTGGATCGACAGGCAAAATTGTTTTCTCAAGTGAAGAAGCCGTCGAATGGAAAGAGCGCGGCGAAAAAGTAATTTTGGCTCGCATCGAAACTTCGCCGGAAGACATTCTTGGGATGGTCGCCGCGCAAGGAATTTTGACTTCACGAGGGGGAATGACTTCGCACGCTGCGGTCGTCGCGCGTGGCATGGGAAAATGCTGTGTCGCAGGTGCCGGTGAAGTGGCGATCGACTATAGTTTAGAAACGCTACGTGTGAACGGTTACGTTCTAAAAAAGGGCGATTTGATTACCTTGGATGGTTCGACAGGCGAAGTTTTCCTGGGCGAAGTGAAAACGGTCGAGCCAGAACTTTCGGGTGAGTTTGACCGAATCATGAAGTTCGCTGATTCGAGACGCACAATGAAGATTCGTGCGAACGCCGACACGCCTAAGGACGCAGTGACAGCAAGAGGCTTTGGCGCAGAGGGCATCGGTCTTTGTCGCACGGAACATATGTTTTTCGGTGCAGATCGTATTGATGCCGTTCGCGAAATGATTGTGGCAGAAACACGTGCCGAGCGCGAACTGGCCTTAGAGAAGCTCTTGCCGATGCAGCGATCAGATTTCCTTGAGCTATTTAAAACAATGAAGGGTTATCCGGTAACAATTCGGTTGTTGGATCCGCCACTGCATGAGTTCGTTCCACACTCCGACGACGAAATCCGAACTCTGGCGAAAACGCTGAAAATGGATTTTGAAAAGCTTAAGGTTCGCGTCAAAGGTCTTCATGAATTTAACCCCATGCTGGGACACCGCGGGTGTCGGCTTGCAATCACGTACCCAGAGATCTATCAAATGCAAACTCGAGCGATCGCAGAAGCGGCGGCGGAGCTCGTGAAGTCTGGAATGGCGTTGATTCCGGAGGTAATGATTCCACTGATTGGAACAGCGAAGGAGCTTGAAATACTTCGTGCGCAATCAGAAAAAGAGATTCTTGATGTTCAAAAAGAAACTGGCGTGAAGTTCGACTACTTGATCGGCACAATGATTGAGCTTCCGCGAGCGGCGTTAACGGCTGACGAAATTGCCGACTACGCGGACTTCTTTAGCTTTGGAACCAACGATCTCACACAGACGGCGTTAGGGCTGTCTCGGGATGATTCTGGTCGATTTCTTTCGACCTACGTCAACGAAGGGATCTACAAACAAGATCCTTTCGTCTCGATTGATCAAGGTGGGGTTGGAAAGCTTGTTACGATGGCTACGACACTCGGGCGCAGTGTAAAATCGGGATTGAAAGTCGGAGTTTGTGGTGAGCACGGCGGAGATCCGGATTCGATTCAATTCTTCCAGAGTGCTGGCCTTGATTATGTCAGCTGTTCGCCTTATCGCGTGCCTATTGCACGGTTGGCGGCTGCACAAGCTGCGATTGCGCAAAAGTCCGGCGGTAAAGCTGGAAGCGGGATGCACTGATGAAAAAACAGTTTTGGATCGCTTCAGTCGCAATTGCGACCATTGGTCTCGCCACGGTGTTGCTGCTTCCGCAGTTTAAACAGCAGCAATTGAAATCGGATTTAAACCTTCTTTGCTCTGCACATGAGCGCGCTGAAGTTTCGATGAAAGAAAAGGGCATTGATCGGATTGATCCCGAGATAACAGTAAAGATGTGGACCGAAATTGAAGCCGGTATGAAGCATCCGGACATGATTTTGGCGGTGAGGGCGATCGCGAATGCGTCGCCCGAAATCAAATATTCGTTGTATCAGCAGGCTGCTGCGGAAAGCGGCCAACCCGGCTGGGAATGTCCAGCAGTTCAACGCCTGATTGGCTTGTAGGCTCTGCGGGACAAGGGTTGATGAACGTTCCGTGTAAGCGGTCCCAAATGTTCGTATA harbors:
- a CDS encoding DNA starvation/stationary phase protection protein, with the translated sequence MGTTPINIGISESDREDLAQGLSRLLADTYTLYMKTHNYHWNVTGPMFQTLHLMFEGQYNELAIAVDLIAERIRALGVYAPGTYTQYAKLTSIKEDTGIPNAQTMIRNLVEAQETVIRTARSIYPLAEKATDETTADLLTQRLQIHEKTAWMLRSLIEG
- a CDS encoding Mrp/NBP35 family ATP-binding protein, which produces MATMNPFEQQRPVDGIKKIICVSSGKGGVGKSTVSVNLAAALAKRGLKVGLLDADIYGPSLPRMSGTLHQKVELGEDKKLQPLERFRVKLMSIGYLIDEDLAVVWRGPMLFKAMDQFFRDVAWGELDYLLIDLPPGTGDIQLSIAQKVPVAGAIAVSTPQNVALTDVKKAIDMWARVQVPVLGVVENMSWFIPPGSTERMQLFPKGQIDSWLAERGIAKLGEVPFNTNIGMGAEAGIPVVESDSKSDEARAFNDLAGRIMELVPFD
- a CDS encoding glycine--tRNA ligase, giving the protein MVSLSKRRGFVFQSSEIYGGLNSCWDYGPLGAQLKMNVKKAWWNSMVRRDDVVGLDAAILMHPTVWKASGHVDGFSDPLVDCKDCKTRFRADNTDSYLKDKKCPSCGSKNLTEERKFNLMFKTHMGPTEDAGAVVYLRPETAQGHYVNYENVLTSSRKKIPFGIAAIGKSFRNEITPGNFIFRTREFEQMEMQYFVKPGQDAEWYEKWREARWAFYKKIGIREENLRWKPHGPDELAHYAKAAVDVQYLFPFGWQELEGVHNRGDFDLTQHAKFSGKKLDYFEEATKERYVPYAIETAVGCDRLVLVVMCDAYREEITVDEESGKPDVRVVLGFHPELAPVKAAILPLSKKAELQGPSMKLRDELSAEFEVQYDDSQSIGKRYRRQDEIGTPFCITVDFETLNDHKVTVRHRDTMTQDRVALTEVASFVAHGLRNFAK
- a CDS encoding pyruvate, phosphate dikinase: MTAKSVFFFSAGETDGNSSMKNILGGKGANLAEMTSLGLPVPPGFTVSTEMCQAFFDAGEKLPVSLIASIEEALAKVETKIGKKFGDKKNPLLVSVRSGARASMPGMMDTILNLGLNDETVEGLAVASGNPRFAWDSYRRFIQMYSEVVMGMNASFLEVTMEDMKDDKSYKLDTDLTAEDLKVLVGKFKKQVTESTGQKFPSDPKEQLWGSVSAVFRSWNTPRAISYRQLHGIPAEWGTAVNVQSMVFGNMGTDSATGVAFTRNPSTGESLFYGEYLINAQGEDVVAGIRTPIPIMASEAGLAGMKGESLEEKLPLAFKDLVTNYKLLEKHYRDMQDIEFTIERGKLWMLQTRTGKRTAKAALKIACDMIDEKLISVDEAMMRIEAKSLDQLLHPTLDPKAKKTLLTKALPASPGGSTGKIVFSSEEAVEWKERGEKVILARIETSPEDILGMVAAQGILTSRGGMTSHAAVVARGMGKCCVAGAGEVAIDYSLETLRVNGYVLKKGDLITLDGSTGEVFLGEVKTVEPELSGEFDRIMKFADSRRTMKIRANADTPKDAVTARGFGAEGIGLCRTEHMFFGADRIDAVREMIVAETRAERELALEKLLPMQRSDFLELFKTMKGYPVTIRLLDPPLHEFVPHSDDEIRTLAKTLKMDFEKLKVRVKGLHEFNPMLGHRGCRLAITYPEIYQMQTRAIAEAAAELVKSGMALIPEVMIPLIGTAKELEILRAQSEKEILDVQKETGVKFDYLIGTMIELPRAALTADEIADYADFFSFGTNDLTQTALGLSRDDSGRFLSTYVNEGIYKQDPFVSIDQGGVGKLVTMATTLGRSVKSGLKVGVCGEHGGDPDSIQFFQSAGLDYVSCSPYRVPIARLAAAQAAIAQKSGGKAGSGMH